One stretch of Arachis duranensis cultivar V14167 chromosome 1, aradu.V14167.gnm2.J7QH, whole genome shotgun sequence DNA includes these proteins:
- the LOC107461504 gene encoding uncharacterized protein LOC107461504 codes for MEVAVVRSLAFNDEKTFSVPSFVEAMVVDSLLAVAAAAKSLAYLLIASRSLPKDVNNPVSPMDGRFPLDQLLYRANHASEENKDTSETEDDEDDEDGEDGNDDDDDADDEDFSGEEGEEDGDPDDDHEANGAGGSDDNDEDDEDDDDGEDDGEDGEDEEDEDDEDDEETPQPPSKKRK; via the exons ATGGAGGTGGCTGTGGTTCGGAGTCTCGCCTTCAATGACGAGAAGACCTTTTCGGTGCCGTCTTTTGTGGAGGCCATGGTGGTCGACTCTCTCCTtgctgttgctgctgctgcCAAATCTCTCGCTTACCTTCTCATTGCG TCTCGATCTCTTCCTAAAGATGTCAATAATCCTGTGTCACCAATGGATGGAAG GTTTCCTCTAGATCAGTTGTTGTACAGGGCAAACCATGCTTCTGAAGAAAACAAGGACACCAGTGAAACAGAGGACGATGAGGATGATGAAGATGGCGAGGACGGaaacgatgatgatgatgatgcagaCGACGAGGACTTTTCTGGCGAAGAAGGTGAGGAAGATGGAGACCCTGATGATGATCATGAGGCCAACGGTGCAGGGGGTAGTGATGACAATGATGAGGATGACGAGGATGACGATGATGGCGAAGATGATGGAGAAGACGGGGAAGATGAAGAGGACGAGGACGATGAAGATGATGAGGAGACCCCGCAGCCACCTTCAAAGAAGAGGAAGTGA
- the LOC107461483 gene encoding triphosphate tunnel metalloenzyme 3 isoform X2: MEVEVKLRLPNADSHRRVIALLAPFHAATHRQRNLFFDGADSELSSKRAVLRLRFYNDDERCVVSLKAKAVLVDGVSRVEEDEEDLNPRVGLDCVAEPGKLGVVESRVLERVRNEFGVKGEKGFVGLGGFRNIRSVYEWKGLKLEVDETSFDFGTLYEIECESADPDEAKRVLEEFLKENGIDYSYSLMSKFAIFRSGKLP; this comes from the coding sequence ATGGAAGTCGAAGTGAAGCTTCGCCTCCCCAACGCCGACTCGCACCGAAGAGTCATCGCCTTGCTCGCGCCCTTCCATGCCGCAACCCACCGTCAGCGCAATCTCTTCTTCGACGGCGCCGATTCGGAGCTCTCGTCAAAGCGTGCGGTGCTCCGCCTCCGGTTCTACAACGACGACGAGCGTTGCGTCGTTTCGCTCAAGGCGAAGGCTGTTTTGGTCGACGGCGTGAGCCGTGTGGAGGAAGACGAGGAAGATCTTAACCCTAGGGTTGGTCTTGATTGTGTCGCGGAGCCTGGGAAGCTTGGGGTGGTGGAATCTAGGGTTTTGGAAAGGGTGAGGAATGAGTTTGGGGTGAAGGGGGAGAAAGGATTCGTGGGTTTGGGGGGTTTCAGGAACATTAGAAGCGTTTATGAGTGGAAAGGTTTGAAATTGGAGGTGGATGAGACAAGCTTTGATTTTGGGACTCTTTACGAGATTGAATGCGAGAGTGCTGATCCTGATGAGGCTAAGCGGGTTCTGGAGGAGTTCTTGAAGGAGAATGGGATTGATTACTCGTACTCCTTGATGTCCAAATTTGCAATTTTTCGTTCTGGGAAACTGCCATAG
- the LOC107461495 gene encoding phosphopantothenoylcysteine decarboxylase subunit VHS3 — MEDLSSSPPPGSVHITLLLSSTVQAMARHTVLAAAKSFLCLLILTGSLVADINNSVTMDRRLPIDELCKGNDTYLKSKDGDSDEDEEEEDDDDDANEQDDEGGDEDYSGEEGDEEADPEDDPEANGAGGSEGEEDDDDGNEDDDDDDGEDGDEEEDEEEDEEEEEDDEVPQPPTKKRK; from the exons ATGGAGGACCTATCATCTTCTCCTCCTCCCGGCTCCGTCCACATCACTCTTCTGCTATCCTCTACGGTTCAAGCCATGGCACGGCATACTGTTCTTGCAGCGGCAAAATCTTTCCTCTGCCTTCTCATCTTG ACTGGATCTCTGGTGGCTGACATCAATAATTCAGTGACAATGGATCGAAG ATTACCTATTGATGAACTCTGTAAGGGAAATGATACTTATCTTAAAAGCAAGGATGGTGATTCAGATgaagatgaggaagaggaagatgatgatgatgatgcaaaTGAACAGGATGACGAGGGAGGAGATGAGGACTACTCaggtgaagaaggtgatgaagAGGCTGATCCTGAGGATGATCCGGAGGCTAATGGTGCAGGAGGAAGTGAGGGCGAGGAAGACGATGATGATGGTAATGAGGATGATGACGACGACGATGGGGAAGATGGTGAtgaggaagaggatgaagaggaggatgaggaagaagaggaagatgatgaGGTTCCACAGCCTCCTACTAAGAAAAGGAAGTGA
- the LOC107461483 gene encoding triphosphate tunnel metalloenzyme 3 isoform X1, with translation MEVEVKLRLPNADSHRRVIALLAPFHAATHRQRNLFFDGADSELSSKRAVLRLRFYNDDERCVVSLKAKAVLVDGVSRVEEDEEDLNPRVGLDCVAEPGKLGVVESRVLERVRNEFGVKGEKGFVGLGGFRNIRSVYEWKGLKLEVDETSFDFGTLYEIECESADPDEAKRVLEEFLKENGIDYSYSLMSKFAIFRSGKLP, from the exons ATGGAAGTCGAAGTGAAGCTTCGCCTCCCCAACGCCGACTCGCACCGAAGAGTCATCGCCTTGCTCGCGCCCTTCCATGCCGCAACCCACCGTCAGCGCAATCTCTTCTTCGACGGCGCCGATTCGGAGCTCTCGTCAAAGCGTGCGGTGCTCCGCCTCCGGTTCTACAACGACGACGAGCGTTGCGTCGTTTCGCTCAAGGCGAAGGCTGTTTTGGTCGACGGCGTGAGCCGTGTGGAGGAAGACGAGGAAGATCTTAACCCTAGGGTTGGTCTTGATTGTGTCGCGGAGCCTGGGAAGCTTGGGGTGGTGGAATCTAGGGTTTTGGAAAGGGTGAGGAATGAGTTTGGGGTGAAGGGGGAGAAAGGATTCGTGGGTTTGGGGGGTTTCAGGAACATTAGAAGCGTTTATGAGTGGAAAGGTTTGAAATTGGAGGTGGATGAGACAAGCTTTGATTTTGGGACTCTTTACGAGATTGAATGCGAGAGTGCTGATCCTGATGAGGCTAAGCGGGTTCTGGAGGAGTTCTTGAAGGAGAATGGGATTGATTACTCGTACTCCTTGATGTCCAAATTTGCAATTTTTCGTTCTGGGAAACTGCCATA G
- the LOC107461519 gene encoding protein S-acyltransferase 24 yields the protein MSSEIEVVEEVQSANHNQSPPSASSDVPEESLRNDVYAAAAYGDLEKLQRLVEREGCSVSEPDGLGYYALQWAALNNRTAAAQYIIEHGGDVNATDHTGQTALHWSAVRGAIQVAELLLQEGARLNAADMNGYQTTHVASQYGQTAFIYHIVSKWNADPDVLDNDGRSPLHWAAYKGFADCIRLLLFLDAHRGRQDKEGCTPLHWAAIRGNLEACTVLVQAGKKEDLIVTDNTGLTPAQLASDKNHRQVAFFLRCDGNSRLGKISKLGLAPILWCIIFLLLVTYIHSVILATNLPKLTAATGLLAWLGVLLATVGLAMFYRCSSKDPGFIRLNKSDTQNMKDDEPLLKIEINNPALLAGNWSQLCATCKIVRPLRAKHCSTCDRCVEQFDHHCPWVSNCIGKKNKWDFFVFLVLEVSAMIITGGVTLSRVLTDPMAPSSFGAWLQYVGKEHVGAISFIIADFFLFFGVFALTFVQASQISRNTTTNEMANAMRYSYLRGPNGRFRNPYDHGCKKNCSDFLINGYNEDISIDELGDSEEGIGMTNIGRGSNFANGDSHSRSHSHSERTNGHHIINVNSSSSNHGHRHGHVNGHVHSAHCSHNNHGKARNESIPLGLGLGLGRNSIVAPSS from the exons ATGTCGTCCGAGATCGAGGTCGTCGAGGAGGTCCAATCCGCCAATCATAATCAATCGCCGCCCTCAGCTTCCAGCGACGTCCCGGAAGAGAGTCTCCGCAACGACGTGTACGCCGCCGCGGCGTACGGGGATCTAGAGAAGCTGCAGAGGCTGGTGGAGCGTGAGGGATGCAGCGTGTCGGAGCCTGATGGGCTTGGCTACTACGCACTCCAGTGGGCGGCTCTCAACAACCGCACTGCGGCAGCTCAGTACATCATTGAG CATGGGGGAGATGTGAATGCCACGGATCATACTGGCCAGACAGCATTACATTGGAGTGCAGTTCGAGGTGCTATTCAGGTTGCGGAGCTTTTACTCCAAGAGGGTGCCCGACTGAACGCTGCTGATATGAATGGATATCAG ACAACCCATGTTGCTTCTCAATACGGTCAGACAGCTTTCATTTACCACATTGTTTCAAAATGGAATGCTGACCCCGATGTTCTTGATAATGATGGAAGAAGCCCCTTGCATTG GGCTGCTTACAAAGGTTTTGCTGATTGTATACGTCTTCTATTATTTCTTGATGCACATAGAGGACGACAAGACAAAGAGG GTTGCACTCCTCTTCATTGGGCTGCTATTAGGGGTAACTTGGAGGCTTGTACTGTCTTGGTACAGGCTGGCAAGAAGGAAGACCTGATTGTGACTGATAATACAGGCCTTACACCAGCACAACTAGCTTCTGATAAGAATCACAGACAAGTTGCTTTTTTCCTT CGCTGTGATGGGAACAGTCGTCTTGGGAAGATTTCCAAATTAGGACTGGCTCCCATACTTTGGTGTATAATTTTTCTGCTCTTGGTCACATATATTCATTCCGTCATATTGG CAACAAATCTGCCAAAGCTGACAGCTGCAACTGGCCTTCTTGCATGGCTTGGAGTTTTACTTGCAACTGTTGGATTGGCTATGTTTTACAGGTGTAGCAG CAAGGATCCAGGTTTCATCAGATTAAATAAGAGTGACACACAGAATATGAAAGATGAT GAGCCTCTATTGAAGATTGAGATAAATAATCCTGCTTTGCTAGCTGGAAATTGGTCCCAGCTCTGTGCAACATGCAAG ATTGTCAGGCCTCTTCGTGCAAAACACTGTTCTACTTGCGACCGTTGTGTGGAACAATTTGATCACCATTGTCCTTGGGTTTCCAACTGCATTGGGAAG aagaacaaatgggatttctTTGTCTTTCTTGTTCTTGAAGTTTCAGCAATGATAATAACCGGTGGAGTTACTCTTTCAA GGGTGTTAACCGATCCAATGGCTCCTTCCTCATTTGGAGCATGGCTTCAGTATGTTGGCAAGGAACACGTTGGTGCAATATCATTTATAATTGCtgattttttcctcttttttggCGTGTTTGCTTTGACTTTTGTTCAGGCTAGTCAG ATTTCGCGCAATACTACAACAAATGAAATGGCAAACGCAATGCGGTATAGCTACCTCAGAGGTCCAAATGGTAGATTCAGAAACCCATATGATCATGGTTGCAAGAAGAACTGTTCTGATTTCTTGATCAATGGGTACAACGAAGATATAAGTATTGATGAATTAGGCGATTCAGAGGAGGGTATTGGAATGACGAACATCGGAAGGGGCTCGAACTTCGCAAACGGGGACTCCCATTCTCGTTCTCATTCTCATTCTGAACGCACAAATGGGCATCATATTATTAATGTGAATTCCAGTAGTTCCAATCACGGTCACCGTCATGGACATGTTAATGGCCATGTTCATTCTGCACATTGTAGTCACAATAACCATGGCAAAGCCAGAAATGAAAGCATCCCATTGGGCTTAGGTCTTGGCCTTGGACGGAACAGCATAGTTGCACCCTCTTCATGA